The following are from one region of the Rhipicephalus microplus isolate Deutch F79 chromosome 1, USDA_Rmic, whole genome shotgun sequence genome:
- the LOC142768860 gene encoding uncharacterized protein LOC142768860: MNLVDPSSGSAPPGSDAMSERTASRSHVCCLYQGGLGCSAMPTCCAVGCFSSIAKGDKLFVVPRGKNNEERRAVWLHRIGRKNFDCHRGRLCEKHFTMDQYEPAILAQTGIKKLKPNAVPSIFAHRPLPRERKPPRRRGNETVPAVSLDEPETSVRGSWTLKQWAVYFLPPRTTQQRQ; this comes from the exons ATGAACCTTGTTGACCCCTCGTCAGGTTCTGCTCCGCCGGGCAGCGACGCCATGAGTGAGCGCACTGCATCTCGCTCCCACGTGTGTTGCCTTTATCAAGGCGGCCTCGGATGCAGCGCAATGCCGACCTGCTGTGCCGTTGGCTGCTTCAGCAGCATTGCAAAAGGCGACAAGCTTTTTGTGGTTCCACGAGGGAAAAATAATGAGGAGCGGAGAGCGGTATGGCTGCATCGCATCGGCAGAAAAAACTTCGATTGTCACCGAGGGAGGCTTTGCGAG AAACACTTCACGATGGATCAGTATGAGCCAGCAATTCTGGCACAAACTGGCATCAAAAAACTCAAGCCAAATGCGGTTCCTTCTATATTTGCGCATCGGCCTCTTCCGAGAGAGCGCAAGCCACCCCGCagaaggggaaatgaaacggttCCTG CTGTATCCTTGGATGAGCCAGAAACGTCAGTGAGAGGGTCCTGGACGCTGAAACAGTGGGCAGTTTATTTT ctgcctcCTCGGACAACACAGCAACGTCAATAG